In the Methylophilus sp. 5 genome, one interval contains:
- a CDS encoding VacJ family lipoprotein translates to MKTLRAIVLTAVLVSVSGCATTNKDPLEGINRGIYKFNDVADRYAMQPVAKAYKAVAPTPVRTGISNFFSNLGTLTTVVNDLLQLKFAQAFTDAGRFVINSTFGIAGFIDVAGMDKIEKHQEDFGQTLGFWGMGSGPYLVLPIIGPSTVRDASGLFIDTVTSDPITYLHNTGQIRAHNQVRAVQLLDKRTQLLDATDLVDNASIDPYAFMRDAYLQRRASLIQDGLVPKDLLQDEFEPADEDVPNHSEQTPATSDATLLQSAAPIESAPVTATDLAPVTTELQSQVLEEVAEPAVALDASAELAPEALPPMLEQADQSALEEVPVVENETAAIVAGVDETLLTLDTALPAQ, encoded by the coding sequence ATGAAAACATTGAGAGCGATCGTATTGACTGCCGTTTTGGTGAGTGTCTCAGGTTGTGCTACAACCAACAAAGACCCACTCGAAGGCATCAACCGGGGAATTTATAAATTTAATGACGTGGCGGACCGTTATGCCATGCAACCTGTTGCCAAGGCCTACAAAGCCGTTGCACCTACACCAGTACGGACTGGTATCAGTAATTTCTTCAGTAACCTGGGTACGCTGACAACTGTCGTCAATGACTTGTTGCAGCTTAAATTTGCGCAAGCATTTACAGATGCTGGCCGTTTTGTGATTAACTCAACTTTTGGTATTGCTGGTTTTATTGATGTAGCTGGTATGGACAAAATTGAAAAACACCAAGAAGACTTTGGTCAAACCCTGGGGTTCTGGGGCATGGGTTCAGGCCCGTATTTGGTATTGCCGATTATTGGGCCAAGTACCGTGCGTGATGCCAGTGGCCTGTTTATTGATACGGTGACTTCAGACCCGATCACCTATTTGCACAATACTGGCCAGATCCGTGCGCACAATCAGGTGCGTGCTGTGCAATTGCTGGATAAACGTACGCAATTGCTTGATGCGACCGATTTGGTAGACAATGCGTCGATTGACCCTTATGCCTTTATGCGTGATGCATATCTGCAACGTCGGGCTAGCCTGATTCAGGATGGTCTGGTGCCGAAAGATCTGCTGCAAGACGAGTTTGAGCCAGCAGATGAAGATGTGCCTAACCACTCAGAGCAGACCCCGGCCACCAGTGATGCGACGTTATTGCAATCTGCAGCGCCGATTGAGTCTGCCCCTGTTACAGCAACAGATCTCGCACCTGTAACAACTGAACTGCAATCGCAAGTGCTTGAAGAGGTTGCTGAACCTGCGGTCGCGCTGGATGCATCTGCAGAGCTTGCACCAGAGGCGCTGCCACCGATGCTGGAGCAGGCTGATCAATCAGCGCTCGAAGAGGTGCCTGTGGTAGAAAATGAAACCGCAGCCATCGTTGCTGGCGTTGATGAAACATTGTTGACCCTGGACACAGCACTGCCAGCGCAATAG
- the pmbA gene encoding metalloprotease PmbA: MQSDQLQQIAQDIIQLTRKAGASSAEAEVSFGTGQNVSVRQGETENIEYNRDKGCSVTVYFGQRKGYASTSDLSPQALQDTVEAACNIAKYTAQDPFCGLADATLMATEFPDLSLNHPWQIDVDEALALAKRCEAAALAVDTRISNSEGASIYSQSGSFAYANSHGFIGGYPSSRHSISCSVIAETDGLMQRDYWYSSARDALDLATPEQVGQTAGTRTVKRLGARPIKTGQYPVLFEAPLASGLIGTLISAISGGNLYRKSSFLLDSLGQPIASPLLQIDENPFVLKGAASSAFDSEGVACHPRTLVENGVLQGYVLGSYSARKLGMQSTGNAGGAHNIVVRSTGHSLTQLLQTMGTGLLVTELLGHGMNMVTGDYSRGAAGYWVENGEIIHPVEEVTIAGNMKDMLKSIAAIGNDTIPHSSKLTGSILIERMTIASAE; the protein is encoded by the coding sequence ATGCAATCGGATCAACTTCAACAAATCGCTCAAGATATTATTCAACTGACACGCAAAGCAGGCGCCAGCAGCGCCGAAGCCGAGGTCAGCTTTGGCACCGGCCAGAACGTGTCGGTCAGGCAAGGCGAGACTGAAAACATTGAATACAATCGCGACAAAGGGTGTTCGGTCACCGTTTACTTTGGCCAGCGAAAAGGCTATGCCAGCACCTCAGACCTGAGCCCGCAAGCCTTGCAAGACACGGTTGAAGCCGCTTGTAATATCGCAAAATATACGGCGCAGGACCCCTTTTGCGGGCTGGCAGATGCCACCTTGATGGCGACTGAGTTCCCGGATTTATCCTTAAATCACCCCTGGCAGATTGATGTTGATGAAGCACTGGCACTGGCCAAGCGCTGTGAGGCGGCGGCGCTCGCCGTCGATACGCGCATCAGCAATAGTGAAGGCGCCAGCATTTATAGCCAGAGCGGCAGCTTTGCTTATGCCAACAGCCATGGCTTTATTGGCGGCTACCCAAGCTCACGCCATAGCATCAGTTGCTCGGTGATTGCCGAAACCGATGGCCTGATGCAACGCGACTACTGGTATAGCAGTGCACGCGATGCGCTAGACCTGGCAACGCCAGAGCAAGTGGGCCAAACGGCAGGCACACGTACCGTCAAGCGCCTGGGCGCGCGCCCGATCAAGACCGGGCAATATCCAGTCTTATTTGAGGCACCGTTGGCGAGTGGCCTGATCGGCACGTTGATCAGCGCCATTTCTGGCGGCAACCTGTACCGAAAATCGTCTTTCTTGCTAGATAGCCTGGGGCAGCCAATCGCCAGCCCACTATTACAAATTGACGAAAACCCGTTTGTGCTTAAAGGCGCCGCCAGCAGTGCTTTTGATAGCGAAGGCGTGGCTTGCCACCCTCGCACACTGGTTGAAAACGGGGTGTTGCAAGGTTATGTGCTGGGCAGCTATTCTGCCCGCAAACTGGGCATGCAATCTACTGGCAATGCGGGTGGCGCGCATAACATTGTAGTGCGCTCGACTGGCCATTCGCTCACGCAGCTATTACAAACCATGGGCACTGGCCTGTTGGTCACCGAGTTGCTTGGGCATGGCATGAACATGGTCACCGGTGACTATTCCAGAGGCGCGGCAGGTTATTGGGTAGAAAACGGTGAGATCATTCATCCGGTGGAAGAAGTCACCATTGCTGGCAATATGAAAGATATGTTGAAAAGCATCGCTGCGATCGGCAATGATACGATTCCGCATAGCTCCAAATTGACTGGCTCGATACTGATAGAACGTATGACCATCGCATCAGCAGAGTAA